In Nitrospira sp., one genomic interval encodes:
- the lptC gene encoding LPS export ABC transporter periplasmic protein LptC produces the protein MWERWIRRSLLTLSLIFAAFLGYLLLTRSNPGSSSRSIAEVGAEAADARIQDFTFTQTKGDIVQWKVQAEQARLFEKENRALLNNVQITLYGAQGKELTLSGDEGTLDTQTKNFQLSNRLLPIVVETQSGYTIQTNHLAWTDERHEIHTTDHVTIHGHGLQVTGKGLLGKMDKEEFQVLDDVRVDVVPPS, from the coding sequence CACTCTCAGTCTGATCTTCGCTGCTTTCCTCGGCTATCTCCTGCTCACACGATCCAATCCTGGCTCTTCATCCCGTTCCATCGCTGAGGTGGGGGCTGAGGCGGCGGATGCAAGAATTCAGGACTTCACGTTTACGCAGACCAAGGGCGACATCGTCCAATGGAAGGTGCAGGCAGAACAGGCGCGTTTGTTTGAAAAGGAGAATCGCGCCTTGCTCAACAATGTGCAGATTACGCTTTATGGTGCACAAGGCAAAGAACTGACGCTGTCGGGTGATGAGGGCACGCTCGATACGCAAACCAAGAACTTTCAGCTTTCTAATCGACTACTCCCAATAGTCGTCGAAACCCAAAGCGGTTATACGATTCAGACCAATCACCTTGCCTGGACGGACGAACGGCATGAAATTCACACAACGGACCATGTCACGATTCATGGACACGGGTTACAGGTTACCGGGAAAGGATTGCTCGGAAAAATGGACAAGGAGGAGTTTCAGGTTTTGGACGACGTGCGGGTGGATGTTGTGCCTCCTTCTTAA
- the lptB gene encoding LPS export ABC transporter ATP-binding protein, with protein sequence MAAAGLVKSFRNRKVVKGVSLDVRAGEVVGLLGPNGAGKTTIFDMMVGLCQPDEGQITLSGETITELPMYQRARRGIGYLPQESSVFRRLSVEHNILAILEMLGFSKMERAGRVEALLKELDLVHIRKSKAYALSGGERRRLEITRALATNPSFMLLDEPFAGIDPIAVADIQQIIIRLKQRNIGVLITDHNVRETLSITDRAYIINEGSILEAGPPSVIEKSEMARAVYLGEGFRL encoded by the coding sequence CTGGCGGCGGCCGGGTTGGTGAAGAGTTTTCGCAATCGCAAAGTGGTCAAAGGGGTTTCCCTGGATGTGCGGGCGGGTGAAGTTGTCGGGTTGCTGGGCCCGAACGGAGCCGGTAAAACGACCATTTTCGACATGATGGTCGGATTGTGTCAGCCCGATGAAGGACAAATCACGCTGAGCGGTGAGACTATCACCGAATTGCCCATGTATCAGCGTGCGCGGCGAGGAATCGGATATTTGCCGCAAGAATCATCGGTTTTTCGCCGACTCTCTGTTGAGCACAATATTCTTGCGATTTTGGAGATGCTAGGTTTCTCGAAAATGGAGCGGGCGGGGCGAGTGGAGGCGTTGCTGAAGGAGCTTGATCTGGTGCACATTCGTAAAAGCAAGGCTTACGCATTGTCCGGTGGAGAGCGACGTCGGCTGGAGATCACACGCGCCTTGGCCACCAACCCCTCCTTCATGCTGCTGGACGAACCCTTTGCCGGGATCGATCCCATTGCGGTGGCCGATATTCAGCAGATCATTATTCGCCTCAAACAGCGGAACATCGGGGTGCTCATCACGGATCACAACGTGCGAGAAACGCTGTCCATCACGGATCGCGCCTATATTATCAACGAGGGCTCGATCTTGGAGGCTGGCCCTCCGAGCGTGATCGAGAAGAGCGAGATGGCCCGAGCGGTCTACCTTGGCGAGGGGTTCCGCTTGTAA
- the pilQ gene encoding type IV pilus secretin PilQ, whose product MKQTQIGVHPLVSATVMAGVLGLTGYVQAASVEQSQGMPEQASPSEMLSDSRSDAQGRVAEQPAGTPHATILTKVETKPEGDRVAVIVTGNGRLSPVVKMIGPNRMALDIPHIHSDNRQSVLPVGHSLLERVRFGYYPEKIRLAFDLTQAVEHTIESGDRGVVIWLQPRQGEDETVQSTPRRALLTRKASKALTLVRPVQLTTESFQKDEPKPDTEVVGGSSRFVGRRISLDFQQADISNVLRLIAEVSGFNIVVGEGVKSKVTMKLASVPWDQALDMLLKMNALGMIRQGNIVWVDTLQNIAKQQDEEARAKDSKAKAEPIVTRVFYVRNLNAQEVLTSLRQNLSPRGTMTVSQASNALIISDTETKLDVLRQLLDGVDLEVPQVQIEARIVQADTTYTRSLGVQWGIQNVNQLGSASGTSAFKTGTTGSFGAQVSDFLINLPANPGLPSVPGAGFSIGKTDGAMLDVRLSAGELLGLTKVIAAPKITTLDKRDAKIAQGESIPFQTTSLQGTQTTFVDANLELNVTPQITSRDPKEIGKQILMKVRATRNAVGARSNPAGPSIDRREATTQVLVRDGETMVIGGVFVDTQSNNVAGIPYLSRIPVLGWLFKNKTENVSKQELLIFLTPTIVRSAT is encoded by the coding sequence ATGAAACAGACACAGATCGGTGTTCACCCGCTGGTGAGTGCGACCGTCATGGCTGGAGTGTTGGGGTTGACTGGATATGTTCAGGCGGCCTCGGTCGAGCAGTCTCAAGGGATGCCTGAGCAAGCTAGTCCGAGCGAGATGTTGTCGGATAGTCGTTCCGATGCTCAGGGGCGAGTGGCGGAGCAGCCGGCTGGTACTCCCCACGCGACTATTCTGACGAAGGTCGAGACAAAGCCGGAGGGTGATCGCGTGGCAGTGATAGTTACCGGCAACGGGCGATTGTCGCCTGTAGTGAAGATGATTGGGCCGAATCGAATGGCTCTTGATATCCCGCACATCCATTCCGATAACCGACAGTCTGTGCTACCCGTGGGGCATTCCTTACTCGAACGTGTTCGTTTCGGATATTACCCTGAGAAGATTCGACTCGCCTTCGATTTGACGCAAGCCGTTGAGCACACCATTGAATCTGGAGACCGTGGGGTGGTCATCTGGCTGCAACCGAGGCAAGGAGAGGATGAAACGGTGCAATCCACTCCCCGCCGGGCATTACTGACTCGGAAGGCTTCCAAAGCACTGACGTTGGTCAGGCCGGTGCAATTAACGACGGAGTCGTTTCAGAAGGATGAACCCAAACCTGACACTGAAGTCGTCGGTGGCTCATCACGGTTTGTCGGCCGACGTATTTCGCTCGATTTTCAACAGGCTGATATCAGCAATGTATTGCGTCTGATCGCCGAGGTCAGCGGCTTCAACATCGTTGTCGGTGAAGGGGTCAAGAGCAAAGTGACCATGAAGCTGGCCAGTGTGCCCTGGGATCAGGCGCTAGACATGTTGCTGAAGATGAACGCGCTGGGCATGATTCGTCAGGGAAACATCGTCTGGGTTGATACGTTGCAGAACATCGCCAAACAGCAAGATGAAGAGGCGCGGGCTAAAGATTCAAAGGCAAAGGCAGAGCCAATTGTCACGCGTGTTTTCTATGTTCGCAACTTGAATGCACAGGAAGTATTGACCTCGCTCCGTCAGAATTTGAGCCCCCGCGGAACAATGACGGTGAGTCAAGCGAGCAATGCCTTGATCATCAGTGATACGGAAACGAAGCTGGATGTGTTGCGGCAGCTGTTGGACGGTGTAGACCTTGAGGTCCCGCAGGTTCAAATCGAAGCTCGAATCGTTCAGGCCGATACCACCTACACCCGCTCGCTGGGTGTGCAGTGGGGGATTCAGAACGTCAACCAGTTGGGAAGTGCGAGTGGAACGTCGGCTTTCAAAACCGGCACGACAGGATCGTTTGGAGCGCAGGTATCCGATTTCCTCATCAATCTTCCGGCTAACCCAGGGCTGCCATCCGTGCCCGGAGCGGGTTTTTCAATCGGCAAAACCGACGGGGCCATGTTGGACGTGCGGCTGTCTGCCGGCGAGTTGCTCGGGTTGACGAAGGTGATTGCAGCGCCCAAGATCACGACATTGGATAAGCGTGACGCCAAGATTGCGCAAGGCGAATCGATCCCATTTCAAACGACCTCTCTGCAAGGTACTCAGACCACCTTCGTGGACGCCAACCTTGAGTTGAATGTAACCCCGCAAATCACCTCGCGTGACCCGAAGGAGATCGGCAAGCAGATCTTAATGAAGGTGCGTGCGACGAGGAATGCGGTTGGCGCCCGGAGCAATCCGGCCGGTCCGAGCATCGACCGCCGGGAAGCCACGACGCAGGTGCTCGTGCGTGACGGTGAAACCATGGTAATCGGCGGCGTCTTCGTAGACACCCAATCCAACAATGTAGCCGGTATTCCATACCTCTCGCGGATTCCGGTCCTAGGGTGGCTGTTCAAGAACAAGACCGAAAACGTCTCCAAGCAAGAGCTGCTGATCTTCCTGACGCCGACAATCGTGCGATCGGCAACTTGA
- a CDS encoding PilN domain-containing protein, which produces MIRINLLATGPRARKAKPQWDVRVEALIGILVLAVTLVGCWWYAASLEEEILAKQTEKQGKDRQVAQLKEQVKAVQDFEQRKKQLEDKNRIIDQLEKSRTGPVKVLDHVSQSLNPLKVWLVRLNLKGNSVELEGRAMTNDDVVEFVNNLRRTDQFDTIKLMESRAGQDNKVNTYQFKLDLSMKG; this is translated from the coding sequence ATGATCAGAATCAATCTCCTTGCGACCGGGCCGCGGGCGAGAAAAGCCAAGCCTCAATGGGATGTTCGTGTTGAAGCGCTGATCGGCATTCTGGTCTTGGCGGTCACACTGGTGGGGTGTTGGTGGTATGCCGCATCACTCGAGGAAGAGATTCTTGCCAAGCAGACGGAGAAGCAAGGCAAAGATCGGCAGGTGGCGCAACTTAAGGAACAGGTGAAGGCGGTTCAGGATTTCGAACAACGAAAAAAACAGTTGGAAGATAAGAATCGGATTATCGATCAGTTGGAAAAAAGCCGAACAGGTCCGGTTAAGGTGCTGGATCATGTGAGCCAAAGCCTGAATCCGCTTAAAGTATGGTTGGTTCGATTGAACCTCAAGGGCAATAGCGTCGAACTAGAGGGACGAGCGATGACGAACGACGATGTCGTGGAGTTCGTCAATAATCTGCGGCGGACCGATCAGTTTGACACGATCAAACTGATGGAAAGTCGAGCTGGGCAAGACAATAAGGTGAATACGTATCAGTTCAAGCTTGATCTCTCGATGAAGGGGTAA
- the raiA gene encoding ribosome-associated translation inhibitor RaiA, whose protein sequence is MRLMITGRHVAITPALRQYVESRMERLERYGVKLGTLQILLHVEKLHHVAEAVGVVQGRRLQAKSATQEMYASIDQVMDKLGAQLRKMKERRANHKFGNRLRASVVASSIPLVEQKDVRVVRPALEILTFAEALESLASTSTGVLMFENAASGDIQVLQRLPDGTVSLIDPSRERPRASHGRT, encoded by the coding sequence ATGCGATTGATGATTACGGGACGCCATGTGGCAATCACTCCTGCCTTGCGGCAATACGTCGAAAGCCGCATGGAACGGCTGGAGCGTTACGGCGTGAAGCTGGGAACGTTGCAGATTTTGCTGCATGTGGAAAAACTCCACCATGTGGCCGAGGCGGTGGGGGTGGTCCAGGGGCGACGATTACAAGCCAAGTCCGCGACCCAAGAGATGTACGCCTCTATCGATCAGGTGATGGATAAGCTCGGCGCCCAACTACGGAAAATGAAGGAACGACGGGCCAACCACAAATTCGGCAATCGCTTGCGCGCGAGTGTCGTGGCGTCATCGATCCCACTCGTTGAGCAGAAGGATGTGCGTGTAGTCCGTCCGGCCCTAGAGATTCTCACGTTCGCCGAGGCACTGGAGTCTCTCGCATCAACTTCAACTGGGGTGCTGATGTTTGAGAATGCCGCTTCCGGCGACATACAGGTTTTGCAGCGACTACCGGACGGCACGGTATCCCTTATTGATCCTTCGCGAGAGCGTCCACGCGCTTCTCATGGCCGCACTTAA
- the rapZ gene encoding RNase adapter RapZ, whose product MAALNLVIISGLSGSGKSHALKAFEDAGYFCVDNLPPALLPTFVELCDQQEGEIKNVALGIDIRERVFFGDLAKVLEELKTQGHALQLVFLEAREEVLVRRFSESRRPHPLLPHMPVLEGVRFERERLSGLRGHADRVIDTSDITVHELRELLARQFRQDSATRRMTISLVTFGYKFGVPYDIDLLFDVRFIRNPFFIPDLKPLTGEDPRVQQYVCADPTASRFLEHLQGLLVFLIPLFERDQRSYLSIGIGCTGGRHRSVTMAMRLQEKLSTLGYEVSVAHRDIKKT is encoded by the coding sequence ATGGCCGCACTTAACCTGGTCATCATCAGTGGCCTTTCCGGATCCGGGAAGAGCCATGCTCTAAAAGCCTTCGAGGATGCAGGGTACTTTTGCGTTGATAATCTTCCACCGGCCTTGTTGCCGACGTTCGTCGAATTGTGTGATCAACAAGAAGGCGAAATCAAAAATGTGGCTCTCGGCATCGATATCCGTGAACGAGTGTTCTTCGGCGATTTAGCCAAGGTGCTGGAGGAACTTAAAACGCAAGGGCATGCGCTCCAACTTGTGTTTCTCGAGGCGCGAGAGGAAGTGTTAGTCCGCCGGTTTTCGGAAAGCCGACGACCGCATCCGTTACTGCCCCACATGCCTGTCCTGGAAGGCGTCCGGTTCGAGCGTGAACGGCTCAGCGGATTACGCGGGCATGCCGACCGGGTGATCGATACCTCTGACATTACGGTTCATGAGTTGCGCGAACTTCTGGCGAGACAGTTCCGCCAAGATTCTGCTACCCGTCGCATGACCATCTCATTGGTGACCTTCGGGTACAAGTTTGGAGTTCCGTACGACATTGATCTGCTCTTTGACGTGCGGTTCATTCGCAATCCGTTTTTTATCCCGGACCTCAAACCACTCACCGGAGAAGATCCGCGAGTTCAACAGTATGTGTGTGCAGATCCCACGGCCTCTCGGTTCTTGGAGCACCTGCAAGGATTGCTCGTCTTTTTGATCCCTCTGTTCGAGCGGGATCAACGAAGTTATCTCAGTATCGGCATCGGTTGCACCGGCGGACGTCATCGGTCCGTAACCATGGCGATGCGCCTGCAGGAGAAGCTCTCCACGCTGGGATACGAGGTCTCCGTGGCTCACCGAGATATCAAGAAAACCTAG
- the rpoN gene encoding RNA polymerase factor sigma-54 yields MKLRLDLKLSQKLIMTPQLQQAIKLLQLSRMELQQSLQQHLMENPLLDEVITEMEESEEAASPDRDAQEIAGTTSGDSGGEPDDKPAETGENVEEFSASSWEDYFDTDLRRGEAEYSTSSKDEFPSYEQTVAKSASLEDHLVWQLSLSGLTDREKAIGRLIIGNLDDDGYLRMTLEELVSGTDYTLAEAESVLKDVQGFDPTGVAARDLSECLLLQLGFLGRSHMNSLGARPGGLKGAVLEAIVLNHLKDLEKKQYSRIAKALNISMEEVFQATRLIEGLEPKPGRPFSNTQNYAIVPDVFVVKNEGEWQVLLNDDGLPRMRISPYYKQMMASGQSGAAETKAYLDDKLRAAQWVIRSIEQRNKTIVKVVSSIVKFQEGFFEHGIQHLKPLVLKQVAEDIGMHESTISRVTANKYMYCPQGMLELKFFFNAGLQRVDQPSDMLSSVTVREMIRKMVAEEDARKPLKDEEIAARLRTQHVLIARRTVAKYRAEDNIPSATQRKRFF; encoded by the coding sequence ATGAAGCTGCGACTGGACCTGAAACTCAGCCAAAAACTCATCATGACGCCGCAATTGCAGCAGGCGATCAAGCTGCTGCAATTGTCTCGGATGGAGCTTCAGCAGAGTTTGCAACAGCACCTGATGGAGAACCCATTGCTGGATGAAGTGATCACTGAAATGGAGGAGTCTGAGGAGGCCGCGTCTCCCGACCGGGACGCACAAGAAATCGCGGGTACCACGTCGGGGGATTCGGGCGGTGAACCAGACGACAAACCGGCCGAGACTGGAGAAAATGTCGAGGAGTTTTCGGCTTCTAGCTGGGAGGACTATTTCGATACCGACCTGCGCCGCGGAGAAGCGGAGTATAGCACCTCTTCGAAGGACGAATTCCCTTCGTATGAACAAACGGTCGCCAAGTCGGCTTCCTTGGAGGACCACCTCGTCTGGCAATTGTCCTTATCCGGGCTCACCGATCGGGAAAAGGCAATCGGCCGTCTGATTATCGGGAATTTGGACGATGACGGGTACCTTCGGATGACCCTGGAGGAGCTGGTCTCAGGAACGGATTACACCCTTGCCGAGGCGGAATCTGTTTTGAAAGACGTTCAAGGCTTCGATCCTACCGGCGTGGCGGCTCGCGATCTTTCGGAATGCCTGCTCCTGCAACTTGGTTTTCTCGGACGGAGCCATATGAATTCCCTTGGTGCCCGCCCTGGCGGGCTCAAGGGGGCAGTGCTTGAGGCGATCGTCCTAAACCATCTGAAGGACTTGGAGAAGAAACAGTATAGCCGGATCGCCAAAGCCCTGAATATCTCGATGGAAGAGGTCTTCCAGGCCACGCGCCTTATCGAGGGGTTGGAGCCGAAGCCGGGACGCCCCTTCTCCAATACTCAGAACTATGCGATCGTTCCGGACGTCTTTGTCGTCAAGAATGAAGGAGAGTGGCAAGTGCTGCTCAACGACGATGGACTGCCGAGGATGCGAATCAGTCCCTATTACAAACAAATGATGGCTTCGGGTCAGTCGGGAGCGGCCGAAACGAAAGCCTATTTGGACGACAAGTTACGTGCAGCTCAATGGGTGATTCGGAGCATCGAACAGCGGAATAAGACGATCGTGAAGGTGGTGTCGAGCATCGTCAAATTCCAGGAAGGATTCTTCGAGCACGGCATACAGCATTTGAAGCCGCTGGTCCTCAAGCAGGTGGCGGAAGATATCGGCATGCACGAATCCACCATCAGTCGAGTCACCGCCAATAAGTATATGTATTGTCCGCAGGGCATGCTGGAGTTGAAATTTTTCTTCAATGCCGGACTACAGCGCGTTGATCAGCCGTCGGATATGCTGTCGTCTGTGACGGTGCGAGAAATGATCCGAAAAATGGTCGCGGAGGAAGACGCCCGCAAGCCATTGAAGGACGAAGAGATTGCCGCGAGACTTCGCACGCAACATGTCCTGATCGCCCGCCGCACAGTGGCGAAGTATCGAGCCGAGGACAATATTCCTTCGGCCACACAGCGCAAGCGATTCTTTTAG
- a CDS encoding pilus assembly protein PilP produces MMKTAVVCAMALLIGGVVVQPAESKSLPHLRQIASLRPADTLKVAPLPQERKTISPGEGSISKLESAIHESENSLASEFLGASYDPSGRRDPFLPLYQLGQQTEADATLPPLQRVGLTELSLIAVIWGNYGYTAMVQTPDGKGYSIRRGTRIGPNNGVVSSITERGIIVQERFMDVYGNKQEREYVKLLHPKEGTE; encoded by the coding sequence ATGATGAAGACGGCGGTCGTCTGTGCTATGGCGTTGTTGATCGGCGGGGTTGTCGTTCAGCCGGCCGAGTCAAAGAGCCTGCCTCATCTCCGGCAAATTGCCTCACTGCGGCCTGCTGATACTCTCAAGGTTGCCCCCTTGCCTCAAGAGCGAAAGACGATCTCGCCGGGAGAAGGGAGCATCTCGAAGCTTGAGTCGGCAATACACGAATCGGAAAATTCCCTCGCTTCGGAGTTCCTCGGTGCATCGTACGATCCTTCCGGTCGTCGCGATCCCTTTTTGCCGCTTTATCAACTTGGGCAGCAAACGGAGGCGGATGCTACCCTCCCTCCGTTGCAGCGGGTCGGGCTTACGGAACTCAGCCTCATCGCCGTGATCTGGGGAAACTATGGCTATACGGCCATGGTTCAGACTCCTGACGGGAAAGGTTATAGCATTCGGAGAGGGACACGTATTGGTCCAAACAACGGCGTCGTCAGTTCGATCACTGAGCGGGGCATCATAGTGCAAGAACGGTTCATGGATGTGTATGGGAACAAGCAGGAGCGGGAATATGTGAAGCTTCTGCATCCGAAAGAGGGCACAGAATGA
- the pilO gene encoding type 4a pilus biogenesis protein PilO produces MSLNAISLEGLRSIPMGQKVALLGLLVAAILVGFYFYVVDPKSAELATVQRQVAQLDTEIQNLTIKVKHLDELMAANKQLEIELAAKKERLPPEEEAVMLLKQVSDLGLRLGLDVRLWKPGMQAEDPSKLFVRMPVNVEVAGGYHTAAIFFDRISKLSRIVTVQDVRIGTPRVDQGRVVTQTVFDLVAYAAPQEKKMTSVPVPGKTK; encoded by the coding sequence ATGAGTCTGAATGCGATCAGTCTCGAAGGGCTACGCAGCATTCCGATGGGCCAAAAGGTCGCGTTGCTCGGATTGCTCGTGGCGGCAATTCTGGTCGGATTCTACTTCTACGTGGTTGATCCGAAATCAGCCGAGTTGGCAACGGTCCAGCGTCAGGTCGCGCAGCTTGATACGGAGATTCAGAACCTCACTATCAAGGTCAAGCACTTGGACGAATTGATGGCAGCAAACAAACAATTGGAAATCGAATTGGCTGCCAAGAAGGAGCGCTTGCCGCCGGAAGAAGAAGCAGTGATGCTGTTGAAGCAAGTCTCAGATCTTGGCCTTCGGCTTGGGTTGGATGTGCGCTTGTGGAAGCCGGGTATGCAGGCAGAAGATCCATCCAAGCTCTTCGTGCGAATGCCGGTCAATGTGGAAGTGGCGGGAGGGTATCACACTGCCGCGATTTTCTTCGATCGGATCAGCAAGCTGTCACGGATTGTCACAGTCCAGGATGTTCGGATCGGGACCCCGCGGGTCGATCAGGGGCGCGTCGTGACGCAGACGGTGTTCGATCTGGTGGCCTATGCCGCTCCGCAGGAGAAGAAGATGACTTCGGTACCGGTTCCCGGGAAGACCAAGTGA
- a CDS encoding MerR family transcriptional regulator has product MPKRKLYKTNEVCEMFDISRATLFRWEREGLISGPPRDWRNWRLYTAENVEQIKQVMQGRAEVA; this is encoded by the coding sequence ATGCCGAAACGGAAGTTGTACAAGACAAACGAGGTCTGCGAGATGTTCGATATCTCGCGCGCCACGTTATTTCGCTGGGAGCGGGAGGGGCTCATCTCCGGGCCGCCTCGGGATTGGCGGAACTGGCGGCTCTACACCGCGGAAAACGTCGAGCAGATCAAGCAGGTCATGCAAGGGAGAGCTGAGGTCGCGTAG
- the pilM gene encoding type IV pilus assembly protein PilM: MLASLKHFADLDLLSVFSSQRQLLGLDIGSSSIKLVQMKEHRGRYTLQKFAVKELEPEVIVDGTVMDEGRVVTAIKELLTENNIKLKQVAISISGHAVIIKKISLPPMPDEELDSQVRLAAEQYIPFDINEVNLDFYVLPPSENPEEQGEMSIVLVAAKKDKINELTELVKAAGLLPVVMDVDAFAIENMYGATAPGSDEDIATLVNIGASVMNVNIVKGGVSLFTRDIPLGGNRYSEAVQRELGVSFEEAEQLKRGEPESGDPLSAVMESVNAEVASEIARTIDYFKTTSSDGEITRVLLCGGGAKIKGLSQQLRDRMHVEVEIANPFSEVDISQCQVDQDFLAEMGPIAAVGVGLALRTVGDR, encoded by the coding sequence ATGCTGGCTTCATTGAAACATTTTGCGGACCTTGACCTTCTGTCCGTGTTTTCCTCACAACGGCAACTCTTGGGCCTCGATATCGGGTCGAGCAGCATCAAACTGGTTCAAATGAAAGAACATCGGGGGCGATACACATTGCAAAAGTTTGCGGTCAAAGAGCTTGAGCCGGAAGTCATCGTTGACGGTACGGTCATGGATGAAGGGCGGGTGGTGACCGCCATCAAAGAGTTGCTGACCGAGAATAATATCAAACTGAAACAGGTTGCGATCTCCATCTCTGGCCATGCAGTCATTATCAAGAAGATCAGTCTGCCGCCAATGCCTGACGAAGAACTCGATAGTCAGGTACGGTTGGCGGCAGAGCAGTATATTCCCTTCGACATCAACGAGGTGAACCTCGATTTCTACGTTCTGCCACCCTCTGAAAATCCCGAAGAGCAGGGTGAAATGTCTATTGTGCTGGTGGCGGCCAAGAAGGACAAGATCAACGAGTTGACGGAACTGGTCAAGGCCGCGGGATTGCTTCCCGTGGTGATGGACGTAGACGCCTTTGCGATCGAGAATATGTACGGCGCAACAGCTCCTGGATCGGATGAGGACATCGCGACATTGGTGAACATCGGGGCAAGCGTCATGAACGTCAACATTGTGAAAGGGGGCGTGTCGCTCTTCACTCGCGATATCCCATTAGGGGGCAATCGATATTCCGAGGCGGTGCAGCGAGAGTTGGGTGTGTCCTTTGAAGAGGCCGAACAATTGAAGCGGGGAGAGCCGGAGAGCGGGGACCCATTGTCGGCGGTCATGGAAAGTGTCAATGCGGAGGTAGCCTCTGAGATTGCGCGCACGATCGACTATTTCAAGACGACCTCCTCAGATGGTGAGATTACCCGCGTTCTTCTGTGCGGCGGAGGCGCGAAGATTAAGGGCTTGAGTCAACAGCTTCGTGACCGCATGCATGTCGAGGTGGAGATCGCCAACCCATTCAGTGAGGTGGATATCTCCCAGTGCCAGGTGGATCAGGACTTTCTGGCGGAAATGGGGCCGATCGCGGCGGTCGGGGTTGGACTCGCGCTTCGAACGGTAGGTGATCGATGA